One part of the Malus sylvestris chromosome 2, drMalSylv7.2, whole genome shotgun sequence genome encodes these proteins:
- the LOC126599651 gene encoding ethylene-responsive transcription factor WRI1-like: protein MPLLLLRLMLLQNIQMKRSSSFSCSSLTSSSSSSSCAGPEIPKHNVQAEIQKPKPKRVRKNRKTAEAAAAEDNTPKSGSGGRRSSIYRGVTRHRWTGRFEAHLWDKSSWNNIQNKKGRQVYLGAYDSEESAAHTYDLAALKYWGPATILNFPLETYTKEIEEMQKATREEYLASLRRLSNGFSRGVSKYRGVARHHHNGRWEARIGRVFGNKYLYLGTYNTQEEAAAAYDVAAIEYRGTNAVTNFDISNYIDRVKKKIHPLDHQESEGQPPSKRSNIGPPKQEEVGERKVNQLQPQQQQQQQEQQERTISPQLQCPHLLHCIESSTMEQVMDPGHAKEHHFSWSFLDTGMMTQQLAVPDDIPLDNKWLELPDSFEDLGFEENFDLIFGAAGDGSLGGLMESAGCGVDQVGVDVPRNLEDNGSTFSSSSTTTSLSF, encoded by the exons ATGCCACTCCTCCTTCTTCGTCTTATGCTTCTCCAA AATATCCAGATGAAGAGGTCCTCTAGTTTCTCTTGCTCTTCtcttacttcttcttcttcttcgtcttcgtGCGCTGGGCCGGAGATTCCGAAACACAACGTCCAGGCAGAGATTCagaaaccgaaaccaaaacGCGTTCGAAAGAACCGAAAAACCgcagaagcagcagcagcagaagaCAACACCCCAAAGTCAGGATCAGGAGGCAGAAGAAGCTCCATTTACAGAGGGGTCACCAG GCACAGATGGACCGGCCGGTTTGAAGCTCATCTGTGGGACAAGAGTTCATGGAACAACATCCAGAACAAGAAGGGACGACAAG TTTATTTGG GGGCCTATGATAGCGAAGAGAGTGCTGCTCATACGTACGATCTAGCTGCCCTTAAATATTGGGGGCCTGCTACAATACTCAATTTCCCG CTAGAAACATACACAAAGGAAATTGAAGAAATGCAAAAGGCTACCAGGGAAGAATACCTAGCATCATTGCGCCGGCTGAGCAATGGATTTTCGAGAGGAGTTTCAAAGTACCGTGGGGTGGCGAG GCATCATCACAATGGGAGATGGGAAGCGAGAATCGGAAGAGTTTTCGGAAACAAGTATTTATACCTCGGAACATATA ATACACAAGAGGAGGCAGCAGCTGCATATGATGTGGCGGCAATAGAGTACAGAGGAACAAATGCAGTGACCAATTTTGATATCAGCAACTACATTGACAGAGTCAAGAAGAAAATCCACCCTCTGGATCATCAGGAATCAGAGGGTCAACCGCCGTCCAAGCGCTCGAACATTGGACCACCCAAACAAGAAGAAGTCGGCGAACGCAAAGTGAACCAATTGCAaccgcagcagcagcagcagcaacaagaACAACAAGAACGAACGATCTCGCCGCAACTTCAATGCCCTCATCTGCTGCATTGCATCGAAAGCAGTACAATGGAGCAAGTAATGGATCCTGGTCATGCGAAGGAGCACCATTTTAGTTGGAGCTTTTTGGACACCGGAATGATGACTCAGCAGCTTGCGGTTCCTGATGACATCCCTCTTGACAACAAGTGGTTGGAGTTGCCGGACTCGTTCGAGGACTTGGGGTTCGAAGAGAATTTTGACCTGATATTTGGTGCAGCTGGTGATGGCAGTTTAGGTGGCTTGATGGAATCTGCGGGGTGTGGGGTGGATCAGGTGGGTGTAGACGTCCCAAGAAACTTGGAGGACAATGGGTCTACTTTTTCTTCATCATCAACAACTAcctctctttctttttaa
- the LOC126613818 gene encoding uncharacterized protein LOC126613818, with product MSTTYIFPQLSSLFVTSMSVISFTILAVYGFLELREKHLHYSKFWNSGSKTFAVKEIKLSSRTGMLITYTPAFLAAVASFVIYPQEDIRMLLLSSALTIHFLKRILEVLFVHKYSGGMILDSAVIISLSYGVCNASVTYAQSLTKGLPEPSIDLKYLGCLLFILGISGNFYHHCLLSRMRRLQGDKEYKIPKGGLFGIIICPHYLFEIIGFVGVALISQTLYGFSFTIGSALYLIARSYVTRRWYVSKFEDFPKNVKALIPYVL from the exons ATGTCAACGACATACATTTTCCCACAACTTTCTTCTCTTTTCGTCACATCAATGTCAGTGATTAGCTTCACAATATTAGCCGTGTATGGGTTCTTGGAGCTAAGAGAAAAGCACTTACACTATTCCAAGTTCTGGAATTCCGGTTCTAAAACCTTCGCTGTAAAGGAAATCAAACTATCTAGTAGAACAGGCATGCTGATAACTTATACTCCGGCATTTCTTGCAGCTGTGGCATCCTTTGTGATTTATCCTCAAGAGGATATCAGAATGCTGTTGTTGTCTTCGGCTCTGACAATTCACTTTTTGAAAAGGATTTTAGAG GTTCTTTTTGTTCACAAGTACAGCGGAGGAATGATCCTTGATAGTGCTGTTATCATCTCTCTTAGTTATGGTGTGTGTAATGCAAGCGTGACTTATGCTCAATCCTTAACGAAAGGGCTTCCAGAGCCATCAATCGATTTGAAGTACCTTGGCTGTCTGCTGTTTATACTGGGGATTTCTGGCAATTTCTACCATCACTGCCTTCTTTCGAGAATGAGGAGGTTACAGGGTGACAAGGAATATAAGATTCCCAAGGGTGGTTTGTTTGGAATCATTATATGCCCTCACTATCTCTTTGAAATCATAGGATTTGTAGGGGTTGCTCTTATTTCTCAAACTCTCTATGGATTCTCCTTCACCATAGGTTCAGCGTTATACTTGATCGCAAGAAGCTACGTGACGAGAAGATGGTATGTGTccaagtttgaagattttcccAAAAATGTTAAGGCTCTCATTCCTTATGTTCTATAG